Proteins from a genomic interval of Kitasatospora kifunensis:
- a CDS encoding N-acetylglutaminylglutamine amidotransferase yields MCGLSGEIRLDGGRPDLAAVERMTDRMAARGPDGRGLWSQGSVAFGHRRLKIIDLSERGAQPMTDPEGRLAGVVNGCVYNYRELRQELEGLGHRFFSDSDTEVLLKAYRQWGTACVEHLFGMFAFAVAELDTGKVVLARDRLGIKPLYLAQRADRLRFASSLPALLAGGGVDTSIDPAALHQYLTMAGTVSAPRTVLAGVRKLPPATVRVVEPDGSQHEHCYWQPSYSRRPEHAGMDAVDWQEAVLDALRTAVRRRTVADVPLGVLLSGGLDSSLIVALLAEAGQCDQSTFSVGFEAEGGEAGDEFCYSDLVAREFATDHHQIMVDSDRLQTAVDRAVAAMSEPMVSHDVVAFHLLSEQVSKHVSVVQSGQGADEIFAGYRWHPALAAVSREQEPERFIEVFFDRTHAELGRMLQPELLADHDASSDLVRAHMALGGAETALDAAMRLDTHVLMVDDPVKRVDNMTMDWGLEARVPFLDHEVVELAAACPPEFKLAHGGKGVVKEAARKLLPHEVIDRPKGYFPVPAIRHLTPPVLDRIRQALSAPECRSRGIFQEAYLAELLAAPNAHRTARGANTLWQVALLEIWLQSHGIS; encoded by the coding sequence ATGTGCGGGCTGAGTGGAGAGATCCGCCTCGACGGCGGCCGTCCCGACCTGGCCGCCGTGGAGCGGATGACCGACCGGATGGCGGCGCGCGGACCCGACGGCCGCGGGCTGTGGTCCCAGGGCTCGGTGGCCTTCGGTCACCGTCGACTGAAGATCATCGACCTGTCCGAACGCGGGGCCCAACCGATGACCGACCCCGAGGGCCGACTCGCCGGTGTCGTCAACGGCTGCGTCTACAACTACCGGGAGCTGCGGCAGGAGTTGGAGGGTCTGGGCCACCGCTTCTTCTCCGACTCGGACACCGAGGTGCTGCTCAAGGCCTACCGGCAGTGGGGCACGGCGTGCGTGGAGCACCTGTTCGGCATGTTCGCCTTCGCCGTGGCCGAGTTGGACACCGGCAAGGTGGTGCTCGCCCGCGACCGCCTGGGCATCAAACCCCTGTACCTGGCGCAGCGGGCGGACCGGCTGCGCTTCGCCTCCTCGCTGCCCGCCCTGCTCGCGGGCGGCGGGGTGGACACCTCCATCGACCCGGCCGCGCTGCACCAGTACCTGACCATGGCCGGCACGGTGTCGGCGCCGCGCACCGTGCTCGCCGGCGTGCGCAAGCTCCCGCCGGCCACGGTGCGGGTCGTGGAGCCGGACGGCAGTCAGCACGAGCACTGCTACTGGCAGCCCTCCTACAGCCGTCGCCCCGAGCACGCGGGCATGGACGCCGTCGACTGGCAGGAGGCCGTCCTGGACGCGCTGCGCACCGCGGTGCGCCGCCGCACGGTGGCCGACGTCCCGCTGGGCGTGCTGCTCTCCGGTGGCCTGGACTCCAGCCTGATCGTGGCGTTGCTCGCCGAAGCCGGCCAGTGCGACCAGTCCACCTTCAGCGTGGGCTTCGAGGCGGAAGGCGGCGAAGCGGGCGACGAGTTCTGCTACTCGGACCTGGTGGCCAGGGAGTTCGCCACCGACCACCACCAGATCATGGTGGACTCCGACCGGCTGCAGACCGCGGTGGACCGGGCGGTGGCGGCGATGAGCGAGCCGATGGTCAGCCACGACGTCGTCGCTTTCCACCTGCTGTCGGAACAGGTCTCCAAACACGTCAGCGTCGTGCAGAGCGGCCAGGGCGCCGACGAGATCTTCGCCGGATACCGCTGGCATCCGGCGCTGGCGGCCGTCTCGCGCGAGCAGGAGCCCGAGCGGTTCATCGAGGTGTTCTTCGACCGGACGCACGCGGAGTTGGGCCGGATGCTGCAACCGGAGCTGCTGGCGGATCACGACGCCTCCAGCGACCTGGTGCGCGCGCACATGGCACTCGGCGGAGCCGAGACCGCGCTGGACGCGGCCATGCGCCTGGACACCCACGTCCTGATGGTCGACGACCCGGTCAAGCGGGTCGACAACATGACCATGGACTGGGGACTGGAGGCGCGAGTGCCGTTCCTGGACCACGAGGTGGTCGAACTGGCCGCCGCCTGCCCCCCGGAGTTCAAGCTCGCCCACGGGGGCAAGGGCGTCGTCAAGGAGGCAGCCCGCAAACTGCTGCCGCACGAGGTCATCGACCGACCCAAGGGCTACTTCCCCGTCCCGGCGATCCGCCACCTGACCCCGCCGGTGCTCGACCGGATCCGGCAGGCCCTGTCGGCACCCGAGTGCCGGTCCCGGGGGATCTTCCAGGAGGCCTACCTGGCCGAGCTGTTGGCCGCGCCCAACGCCCACCGCACCGCGCGCGGGGCGAACACCCTGTGGCAGGTGGCCCTGTTGGAGATCTGGCTCCAGTCCCACGGGATCAGCTGA